From the genome of Sphingopyxis sp. DBS4:
GGTTCCCGCTTTCGCGGGAATGACGAAGATGGGGATACGCTCCCGAACCCAGAGCCGTGCTCCGCTTCGGACCAGCCTCTACCGCCCCCCGAACCGCCAGCGCAGCAGCGGCCGTGCCAGCAGCAGCCCCGCCAGAAATCCGCCGACATGGGCCCAGATCGCGACCGCGCCGAACCCGCCGCCGCCCGCGAAGCCGAGCGCGAGTTGCAGTCCGATCCACGCCGCGGCGAGCCAGAGCGCGCGCACCCAATGCGCCGGGATCGGCCCGATCGCCGAGGTCTGCGTGCGGCTGAAGATCAGCGCGAACACCGCGAGCAGCGCCGAAATCGCCCCGCTCGCCCCGATCATCGGGATGGCCGAACCTGGATCGGCAAGGAACTGCGCGAGCGCGCCGGCATAGGCGCCTGCGAGCAGCAGCACCGCCATTGCCCTCGCGCCTAGCGGTGCCTCGAGCTGGCGGCCGATGAACAGCAGCATCACCATGTTGAAGATCAGGTGCAGCCAGCCGCCGTGCAGAAAGGCCGAACTGAGCGGCGTCAGGAAAAAGGGCAGCATCGTCCCCGGCGGCGCGATGACCTCGGTCCCGAACCGCGCGGGAATGAAGCCCGCGCGCATGATCGCCTCGCCCTGAAAGCCGGTGATCTGGAGCAGGACGAAAAGGACCACGCAGACGAGTGCAAAGCCCGTGACCAGCGGCGCGTCCTGCGGCTTCATCGTCCGCGCTCCGAAATCAGACGAATTCGATCTTGGTGACCAGATAATATTTGTCGCCCGCGGGCACCGTCACCTCGATCTCGTCGTCGACCTTGCGGCCGATCAGCGCGCGGCCGAGCGGCGAATTATAGCTGATCTTGCCGTCCTTGGCGTCCGCCTCGGCCTGACCGACGATCTGGTAGCGAACCGGCTTGTCGTCCTCGTCGGCGAGCGTGACGGTCGCGCCGAACACGATGCGGTCGCCCGACAGCGTCGTCGGGTCGATGATCTGGGCGCGCGATAGCCGGTCCTCGAGGTCGCCGATCGACGCTTCGACCTGGCCCTGACGCTCTTTCGCGGCGTGATATTCGGCATTTTCCGATAGGTCGCCATGCGCGCGCGCTTCCTCGATCGCATCGACGATGAGGGGGCGTTCGGCTTTCAGAGCCGCGAGCTGCGTGCTCAGCTTCTCATAGCCTTCTGCCAGCATCGGCACCTTTTCAACGCTTGCCATTATCCTGTTGTCCTTCGTCAAAAATTCCGCCTCGGCGGGTGAGCGCCGGGCGGCTG
Proteins encoded in this window:
- a CDS encoding rhomboid family intramembrane serine protease produces the protein MKPQDAPLVTGFALVCVVLFVLLQITGFQGEAIMRAGFIPARFGTEVIAPPGTMLPFFLTPLSSAFLHGGWLHLIFNMVMLLFIGRQLEAPLGARAMAVLLLAGAYAGALAQFLADPGSAIPMIGASGAISALLAVFALIFSRTQTSAIGPIPAHWVRALWLAAAWIGLQLALGFAGGGGFGAVAIWAHVGGFLAGLLLARPLLRWRFGGR
- the greA gene encoding transcription elongation factor GreA, encoding MASVEKVPMLAEGYEKLSTQLAALKAERPLIVDAIEEARAHGDLSENAEYHAAKERQGQVEASIGDLEDRLSRAQIIDPTTLSGDRIVFGATVTLADEDDKPVRYQIVGQAEADAKDGKISYNSPLGRALIGRKVDDEIEVTVPAGDKYYLVTKIEFV